One Rhododendron vialii isolate Sample 1 chromosome 2a, ASM3025357v1 genomic region harbors:
- the LOC131315965 gene encoding receptor-like protein kinase HSL1, which yields MLPLLLLLLLLTPVHSLNLQGLYLHTLTLSLSDPDNFFSTWNQRDPTPCNWTGVTCDTQSEEVYSLDLSSANLFGPFPLPLCRINTLTFLSLYNNSINSTLPDNISDCQSLQHLDLSQNLLTGSLPTTLSHLPSLNYLDLTGNNFSGDVPPSFAAFPRLEVLSLVANLFDGEIPSFLGNITTLKQLNLSYNPFRPGRVPPELGNLTNLEILWMSGCNLMGPIPDSLGGLKKLKDLDLALNNLNGNIPSSLTGLTSVVQIELYNNSLTGELPATGWNKMTSLRLLDASMNYLSGSIPDELCSLPLESLNLYENQLEGDLPKSLAKSPNLYELRLFGNRLTGELPADLGKNSALLWVDASNNKFQGQIPSGLCEKGTLEELLMIYNSFSGDIPASLGECTSLTRVRLGYNNFSGEVPAGLWGLPNVYLLELADNSFSGGIAKTIAGASNLSALVISNNGFSGGIPEEIGWLENLTEFTGSNNRFTGSLPDSIVNLGQLWKLDLHNNGLSGEIPSGIHSWKKLNELDLADNDFSGNIPEEIGTLSVLNYLDLSGNQLSGKIPLGLQNLRLNELNLSSNHLSGDIPPFYAKEIYKSSFLGNPGLCGDIAGLCDKKTGYKNMGYVWLLRSIFMLAGIVFIVGVVWFYLKYRNFKKAKSAIDKSKWTLMSFHKLGFSEFEILDCLDEDNVIGTGSSGKVYKAVLSSGEVVAVKKLWGGGAKMVVESGDVEKGGNVIQDDGFEAEVETLGKIRHKNIVKLWCCCTTKDCKLLVYEHMPNGSLGDLLHGNKSGMLSWPIRYKIAMDAAEGLSYLHHDCVPPIVHRDVKSNNILLDGDFGARVADFGVAKAVDAIGKGGKSMSIIAGSCGYIAPEYAYTLRVNEKSDIYSFGVVILELVTGRLPVDPEFGEKDLVKWVCTTLDQKGIDHVLDSKLDSCFKEEVCKVLNIGLLCTSPLPINRPSMRRVVKLLQEIGAESQSKNGKDGKLTPYYYEDASDQGSVA from the exons ATGCTTCctctgctcctcctcctcctcctcctcacccCCGTCCACTCTCTGAACCTACAGGGCCTCTACCTCCACaccctcaccctctccctctccgACCCAGACAACTTCTTCTCCACCTGGAACCAGAGGGACCCCACCCCCTGCAACTGGACCGGAGTCACCTGCGACACTCAGTCGGAGGAGGTCTACTCACTCGACCTCTCCTCCGCCAACCTCTTTGGCCCTTTCCCCTTACCCCTCTGCCGCATTAACACCCTCACCTTCTTATCTCTCTACAACAACTCCATCAACTCCACCCTCCCGGACAACATCTCCGATTGCCAATCCCTACAACACCTCGACCTTTCTCAAAACCTACTCACTGGATCCCTACCCACTACTCTCTCTCACCTACCCAGCTTAAACTACCTCGATTTGACCGGAAACAACTTCTCCGGCGACGTCCCGCCGAGCTTCGCCGCCTTCCCCCGCCTCGAGGTGCTCTCTTTAGTGGCCAATTTGTTCGACGGTGAAATCCCTTCCTTCTTGGGTAACATCACAACTCTGAAGCAGCTGAATCTCTCTTACAACCCGTTTAGACCGGGTCGGGTCCCGCCGGAGCTGGGGAACTTGACGAATTTGGAGATCTTGTGGATGTCCGGGTGTAACTTAATGGGTCCGATCCCCGACTCGCTGGGTGGACTCAAGAAGTTAAAGGACTTGGATTTGGCTCTGAATAACTTGAATGGGAATATACCGAGTTCGCTCACTGGGTTGACGAGCGTGGTGCAGATAGAGCTGTATAATAACTCGTTAACCGGGGAGCTCCCGGCGACGGGGTGGAACAAAATGACGTCGTTGCGGCTGCTGGACGCCTCGATGAATTACTTGAGTGGGTCCATTCCAGATGAGCTGTGTTCTCTGCCACTTGAATCATTGAATCTGTACGAGAATCAGCTAGAAGGAGATTTACCGAAGAGTTTAGCAAAGTCTCCGAATTTGTATGAGTTAAGGTTGTTTGGAAACCGGTTAACGGGGGAGTTACCGGCGGATTTGGGGAAGAACTCTGCGCTGTTGTGGGTTGACGCGTCGAACAATAAATTCCAGGGACAAATCCCATCTGGGTTGTGTGAAAAAGGTACTTTAGAGGAGCTTTTGATGATATACAACTCATTTTCCGGCGACATTCCGGCGAGTTTAGGGGAGTGCACGAGCCTTACGCGGGTCCGGTTGGGGTACAACAACTTTTCCGGCGAGGTTCCGGCGGGACTCTGGGGGCTTCCCAACGTTTACTTGCTCGAGCTGGCCGACAATTCGTTCTCTGGCGGAATCGCGAAGACGATAGCCGGAGCGTCGAATTTGTCGGCGCTGGTGATATCGAACAACGGATTCTCCGGCGGTATCCCGGAGGAGATTGGGTGGTTGGAGAATCTCACGGAGTTCACCGGAAGCAATAACCGGTTTACTGGGTCGTTACCGGATAGTATAGTGAATCTTGGGCAATTGTGGAAGCTGGATCTTCACAACAATGGCTTATCTGGGGAAATTCCGAGTGGGATTCATTCATGGAAGAAACTCAATGAGCTGGATTTGGCTGATAATGACTTTTCTGGGAATATTCCAGAAGAAATTGGAACTTTGTCAGTTCTAAATTACCTTGATTTGTCTGGGAATCAACTTTCAGGGAAAATCCCACTTGGGTTGCAGAATTTGAGGCTAAATGAGCTCAATTTGTCCAGTAACCACCTCTCAGGTGATATTCCTCCTTTTTATGCTAAGGAGATTTATAAGTCCAGCTTTTTAGGTAACCCTGGTTTGTGCGGTGATATAGCTGGTCTGTGTGACAAGAAAACTGGGTATAAGAATATGGGTTATGTTTGGTTACTTAGATCAATCTTTATGCTGGCTGGGATAGTTTTCATTGtgggtgttgtttggttttACCTGAAGTATAGGAATTTCAAGAAAGCAAAAAGTGCGATTGACAAGTCGAAATGGACTCTAATGTCGTTCCACAAATTGGGTTTTAGCGAATTTGAAATCTTGGATTGTCTTGATGAGGATAATGTGATTGGAACTGGATCTTCTGGGAAAGTTTATAAGGCTGTTCTTAGTAGTGGAGAGGTGGTGGCGGTGAAAAAGCTATGGGGCGGAGGGGCAAAAATGGTGGTGGAGAGTGGAGATGTTGAAAAGGGTGGCAATGTTATTCAAGATGATGGTTTTGAAGCAGAAGTCGAGACATTAGGAAAGATAAGGCACAAAAACATTGTGAAGCTATGGTGTTGTTGCACTACGAAGGATTGCAAGCTTTTGGTGTACGAGCATATGCCTAATGGGAGTTTAGGGGATTTGCTTCATGGAAACAAGAGTGGGATGTTGAGTTGGCCTATTAGGTATAAGATCGCGATGGATGCAGCAGAGGGGCTTTCGTATTTGCACCACGATTGTGTGCCTCCGATCGTTCATAGGGACGTGAAGTCGAATAATATCTTGTTGGATGGGGATTTTGGAGCACGAGTGGCAGATTTTGGAGTGGCGAAAGCGGTGGATGCGATTGGGAAAGGGGGGAAATCAATGTCTATAATCGCGGGGTCCTGTGGATACATTGCTCCAG AATATGCATACACGCTGCGAGTGAATGAGAAGAGCGACATATACAGCTTCGGCGTGGTCATCCTCGAATTAGTCACCGGGAGGCTCCCAGTGGACCCTGAATTCGGGGAAAAGGATTTGGTCAAGTGGGTATGCACTACTCTTGACCAAAAAGGCATAGACCATGTACTCGACTCAAAGCTCGATTCATGTTTCAAGGAGGAGGTATGCAAAGTACTCAACATTGGCCTCCTTTGCACCAGCCCTCTGCCAATCAACCGCCCCTCCATGAGGAGGGTGGTGAAATTGTTGCAAGAAATAGGTGCCGAAAGCCAGTCCAAGAATGGGAAAGATGGGAAGTTGACGCCTTATTACTACGAAGATGCTTCAGATCAAGGAAGTGTTGCTTGA